From the Ciona intestinalis chromosome 2, KH, whole genome shotgun sequence genome, one window contains:
- the LOC100180803 gene encoding uncharacterized protein LOC100180803, with the protein MLRYTGIILFLTCIVCVKAHSNAIANAVVTIIQQLEQEIKYETGSKDTGIIQRHEHVVPIRPTPFRPKRMKIDYTYSETHPTVRINSGLVNGASHPESQAFYSIPYANPPIGPLRFMPPQPVDAFTKALNASVPDYRMCYQMEHCDDDGFCDGVLMTEDCLVLNVNVPTSLDLSDPEQEPTKKLPVMVYIHGGFFFSGSGTDSEIDGRWISQAANAVVVTINYRLGPFGFLLFKENGNLIEANQGFKDQQLALQWVQDNIGKFGGDKDNVMIFGESAGAQSVHYHLISAKSSNLFKRALTESNPAAMAFNTVDQALGVTERVLQAIKCAAGDITCLRSIDPMVLATCTPKVMVRSLLQRELFNGIEPFRPYIDGVDFSDQHMKLFQEGKWNTDKEIIFGTNNEEMIYASALFHGVGLTLSKLLFQAFNNAILGPTNGEIVSNAYIALAGTRPGLDYDYSDILSQELTDLVFACPNRALGRFASVSSTAAKVSGQAPLYLYNSAYPFGGEACIEWNSVDGVCGYAFHSSEIIFVFKSPEGYGVTFTDNDDLASDIFSTYWSRFAVDGNPNSNLRPQLAEVDYWPPYSSENNWNNILIDIPKSVVQTDYREQFCDMLDATGFYINLTGPYQPRSVLSQPVLSQKFQRKISLQDHGLPEPYNGAGSAIYPSFFRVLILPLIYFASQFCAY; encoded by the exons ATGTTACGATACACGggtatcattttatttttgacatGCATTGTATGCGTTAAGGCGCATTCAAATGCAATAGCAAACGCAGTTGTTACAATAATCCAGCAACTCGAGCAGGAAATCAAATATGAGACAGGTTCTAAAGATACCGGCATAATTCAACGTCATGAACATGTCGTCCCAATCAGGCCAACCCCGTTCCGCccaaaaagaatgaaaattgACTACACCTATTCCGAGACTCATCCAACAGTCAGAATAAACAGTGGACTAGTCAATGGCGCCTCGCATCCAGAATCTCAAGCTTTCTACAGCATTCCATACGCCAATCCTCCCATAGGACCACTCAG GTTTATGCCACCGCAACCAGTGGACGCTTTCACTAAAGCACTCAATGCATCAGTGCCTGATTATCGGATGTGCTACCAGATGGAACATTGCGATGACGACGgtttttgtgac GGTGTGTTGATGACAGAGGATTGCCTTGTACTCAACGTAAACGTGCCAACATCTCTTGATCTTTCCGATCCCGAACAAGAACCGACTAAAAAGCTCCCAGTAATGGTATACATTCACGGTGGATTCTTTTTCTCTGGAAGCGGAACCGACTCTGAAATTGACGGCCGTTGGATCAGCCAAGCTGCCAACGCCGTTGTAGTTACTATTAACTACAGATTGG GTCCGTTTGgatttcttctttttaaagaaaatggaaATCTTATTGAAGCGAATCAAGGATTTAAAGATCAGCAACTAGCACTGCAATGGGTGCAGGACAACATCGGGAAGTTCGGTGGAGATAAGGACAAC GTGATGATTTTTGGAGAAAGTGCCGGTGCACAGTCAGTTCATTATCATCTCATTTCAGCCAAAAGCAGCAACTTGTTTAAACGAGCACTTACAGAAAGCAACCCTGCAGCAATGGCTTTCAATACAGTAGATCAAGCCCTTGGTGTAACCGAGAGAGTTCTACAAGCCATTAAGTGTGCTGCTGGTGATATTACTTGTCTCAG ATCAATAGACCCTATGGTGCTTGCAACATGCACCCCTAAGGTAATGGTTCGAAGTCTTCTACAAAGAGAATTGTTTAACGGCATCGAACCATTCCGGCCTTACATTGATGGGGTTGATTTTTCCGACCAACATATGAAGCTGTTTCAAGAGGGTAAATGGAACACTGATAAAGAAATCATTTTCGGGACCAATAATGAGGAAATGATATATGCGAGTGCTCTTTTTCATGGCGTTGGGTTGACTTTGAGTAAACTATTATTTCAG GCCTTTAATAATGCTATTCTTGGACCCACAAACGGAGAAATAGTTTCAAACGCGTACATCGCACTAGCAGGCACGAGACCTGGGCTTGACTATGACTATAGCGACATCTTGAGTCAGGAACTGACTGATCTTGTTTTTGCTTGCCCAAACAGGGCGCTCGGAAg ATTTGCGTCCGTTTCGTCAACTGCTGCAAAAGTTTCCGGCCAAGCTCCGTTATATCTGTACAACAGCGCATATCCTTTCGGAGGGGAAGCATGTATTGAATGGAACAGCGTAGACGGCGTGTGTGGATACGCGTTTCACTCGTcggaaattatttttgtttttaagtcaCCTGAAGGATAtgg CGTAACTTTCACGGACAATGATGATTTGGCTTCGGATATATTCTCTACATACTGGAGCCGATTCGCAGTCGATGGAAACCCAAACAGCAATTTGAGACCCCAACTTGCTGAAGTCGACTATTGGCCGCCATAT TCTTCGGAAAATAATTGGAACAACATTCTCATCGATATTCCCAAATCAGTGGTGCAAACAGACTACAGAGAACAGTTTTGCGACATGTTAGATGCAACTGGCTTCTACATTAACCTCACAGGCCCATATCAACCCCGCTCAGTTTTGTCACAGCCCGTTCTAAGTCAAAAATTCCAAAGGAAAATTTCCTTACAAGATCATGGTTTACCTGAACCATATAACGGAGCAGGTTCTGCCATTTATCCAAGCTTTTTTCGTGTTTTGATTCTACCACTCATTTACTTTGCATCCCAATTTTGCGCTTATTAG
- the LOC100175344 gene encoding dnaJ homolog subfamily B member 6 — protein sequence MTDYYEVLGIRKEATESDIKKAYRKLALKWHPDKNPDNQEEAEKRFKDISEAYEVLSDKDKRSVYDRYGKEGLTGGGGGGGAGAGMPNFHFEFHSPEDIFQQFFGNQNPFGDFFGENSSSRRQRNQDPFAGFGMGTGFQSFGFPEFNDMGFGGTSSFTSFSSNSGGGGGFRGKSVTKTIKTVNGERVETKKVVENGSERVEVRKNGKLTSIQVDGKPDDYQLAVELSKEENGPSTNHVTKRVHSRSSGFSPFSNFGSYHDDFADEDLQRATEESIRDEQKRRRKNKNLGGMKASNSRNKNF from the coding sequence ATGACCGATTATTACGAAGTGTTAGGAATACGAAAAGAAGCGACAGAATCTGATATCAAAAAGGCCTATCGAAAACTTGCACTGAAATGGCATCCTGACAAAAATCCAGACAACCAAGAAGAGGCAGAAAAACGCTTCAAGGATATCAGTGAAGCATATGAAGTGCTTTCTGATAAAGACAAACGTAGCGTGTATGATAGGTACGGCAAAGAAGGTTTAACAGGTGGAGGGGGCGGTGGGGGTGCTGGTGCAGGAATGCCAAATTTCCACTTTGAGTTCCACTCTCCTGAAGATATCTTCCAGCAATTCTTCGGTAATCAAAATCCATTTGGAGATTTTTTTGGTGAAAATTCATCGTCTCGTCGGCAAAGAAACCAAGATCCTTTCGCCGGCTTTGGAATGGGTACTGGCTTTCAGTCGTTTGGTTTTCCAGAGTTTAATGATATGGGATTTGGTGGCACATCCAGTTTTACATCGTTTAGCAGCAATAGTGGCGGGGGTGGAGGGTTTCGTGGGAAGTCGGTAACAAAGACGATAAAAACTGTAAATGGGGAACGTGTTGagacaaaaaaagttgttgaGAATGGCTCAGAAAGGGTGGAAGTTAGGAAAAATGGGAAACTTACATCCATTCAGGTAGATGGGAAACCTGATGACTATCAACTCGCTGTTGAGTTGAGTAAAGAAGAGAATGGCCCATCCACTAATCATGTTACTAAGCGGGTTCATAGTCGGTCCAGTGGATTTTCTCCCTTCAGTAACTTTGGCTCCTATCACGATGATTTTGCTGATGAAGATCTACAAAGAGCAACAGAGGAGAGCATTAGAGATGAACAGAAACGAAGGCgaaagaataaaaacttaGGAGGAATGAAAGCTAGTAATtccagaaataaaaatttttaa